The following proteins are co-located in the Planococcus plakortidis genome:
- the ilvN gene encoding acetolactate synthase small subunit, whose product MKRVITTTVINQSGVLNRVTGLLMKRQFNIESISVGHTEQAGISKMTFVVNVEDEGKLEQLLKQLQKQIDVLKVNDITDKAMVMRELALIKVVAPPAARSEIYSIVEPFRATVVDMSKNVTTFQVTGDPEKIEAFIDLMKPYGIKELTRTGVSAFVRETQKAHTPQLNIL is encoded by the coding sequence ATGAAGCGAGTAATCACAACGACGGTCATCAACCAGAGCGGCGTCTTGAACCGGGTCACCGGGCTGTTGATGAAACGCCAATTCAATATTGAAAGCATTTCGGTCGGCCATACCGAGCAAGCAGGCATTTCCAAAATGACGTTTGTCGTCAATGTGGAAGATGAAGGGAAGCTCGAGCAATTGCTCAAACAGCTGCAAAAGCAAATCGATGTGCTGAAAGTGAATGACATCACCGATAAGGCGATGGTCATGAGGGAACTCGCACTGATCAAAGTGGTCGCACCGCCAGCTGCGCGCAGCGAGATTTACAGCATTGTGGAACCGTTCCGCGCGACCGTGGTCGATATGAGCAAAAACGTCACCACGTTCCAAGTGACAGGCGACCCGGAGAAGATCGAAGCCTTCATCGATTTGATGAAGCCTTATGGCATCAAGGAATTAACGAGAACCGGCGTATCCGCTTTTGTCAGGGAAACACAAAAAGCCCATACACCGCAATTGAACATCCTTTAA
- a CDS encoding 2-isopropylmalate synthase, giving the protein MSQIDIFDTTLRDGEQSAGINLNTAEKIEIARQLERLGVTIIESGFPASSPGDFDAVQRIAGTVKNSIVTGLSRSMKADIDRTWEALKGAEQPHIHIFLATSPIHMEHKLMKTPEQVVDIAVESVRYAKKFFPLVQWSAEDASRSDPEFLAHIIKKVIEAGATTVNLPDTVGYATPEEYGAMFRYMTENVPGIENVKLSAHCHNDLGMATANTLAAIENGATQVEGTINGIGERAGNVALEEIAVALHIRKQFYEIETGINLNEIKRTSQLVSQLTGSIIQPNKAVVGKNAFAHESGIHQDGMLKNPLTYEIITPELIGDAATELVLGKHSGRHAFRDRAVKMGFELPDAKLNEAFIEFKKLADRKKQITEDDLFVLLTDQQINDTETPIYELESVQVQYGTANIPTATASAIGPDGTMIHEAATGSGSVEAIFNTLERIVEGKVHILDYRVTSIGKGRDALGEAVINMSYDGETVTGRDVAQDVLEATAKAYFNAVNRQLVKQGNKTKIQAV; this is encoded by the coding sequence ATGTCTCAAATTGATATTTTCGATACGACACTACGGGACGGAGAACAGTCGGCCGGGATCAACTTGAATACAGCTGAGAAAATCGAAATCGCCCGCCAGCTCGAACGTCTAGGCGTGACGATTATCGAATCGGGGTTCCCGGCTTCATCGCCAGGAGACTTCGACGCAGTGCAGCGGATCGCAGGTACCGTAAAGAACTCTATCGTAACGGGACTGTCCCGCTCCATGAAAGCGGATATCGACCGGACATGGGAGGCCTTGAAGGGAGCGGAACAACCGCATATCCATATCTTCTTGGCGACCTCGCCCATCCATATGGAACATAAATTGATGAAAACACCGGAACAGGTCGTCGACATCGCTGTCGAATCTGTCCGCTACGCGAAAAAATTCTTCCCGCTTGTCCAGTGGTCGGCGGAAGATGCTTCCCGTTCCGACCCGGAGTTCCTAGCGCACATCATCAAGAAAGTCATCGAAGCAGGCGCGACGACAGTCAATCTGCCGGATACGGTAGGTTATGCGACGCCGGAAGAATACGGGGCGATGTTCCGTTATATGACGGAAAACGTACCGGGCATCGAAAACGTCAAGCTGTCCGCGCATTGCCATAACGATTTGGGCATGGCGACAGCGAACACGCTTGCTGCGATTGAAAACGGCGCGACGCAAGTCGAAGGCACGATCAATGGCATCGGTGAACGGGCAGGGAACGTCGCGTTGGAAGAAATTGCGGTAGCGCTCCACATCCGCAAGCAGTTCTATGAAATCGAAACCGGCATTAATTTGAATGAAATCAAACGCACGAGCCAATTGGTCAGCCAATTGACCGGCAGCATCATCCAGCCGAACAAAGCAGTCGTCGGGAAGAACGCCTTTGCGCATGAATCCGGCATCCATCAGGACGGCATGTTGAAAAACCCACTGACCTATGAAATCATCACGCCGGAATTGATCGGCGATGCGGCAACGGAACTGGTCCTTGGCAAACATTCCGGCAGGCACGCATTCCGCGACCGCGCAGTGAAGATGGGCTTCGAGTTGCCTGATGCCAAATTGAATGAAGCGTTCATCGAGTTCAAGAAACTCGCGGACCGCAAAAAGCAGATCACTGAAGACGATTTGTTCGTATTGCTGACCGACCAGCAAATCAATGATACGGAAACACCTATTTATGAGCTAGAAAGCGTGCAAGTGCAATACGGCACGGCGAACATCCCGACGGCGACAGCATCCGCTATCGGCCCGGACGGCACCATGATCCACGAAGCAGCAACAGGATCAGGGTCGGTCGAAGCGATCTTCAATACACTCGAACGCATCGTCGAAGGCAAAGTGCACATCCTGGACTATCGTGTGACATCCATCGGCAAAGGCCGCGATGCACTCGGGGAAGCCGTCATCAATATGAGCTACGACGGGGAGACCGTGACAGGCCGCGATGTCGCACAAGACGTGTTGGAAGCGACCGCGAAAGCGTATTTCAATGCAGTGAACCGACAGCTCGTAAAACAGGGGAATAAAACGAAGATCCAAGCAGTATAA